The following nucleotide sequence is from Austwickia chelonae.
CGTTGGTCGTTGCCGAAGGTCGTCAGGAAACGGAACAGGGGTGGCGACGCTTCACTGCGTAGGGTTCGCCGCGAACGAGGGGTGCGGTCGCGCGCAGCGAGAGGTGCCGGTGAGCCAGCTGCTATCCGTAGGGAGCCGTGGGGCTCGTCGCCGGTGCAACAGGGGCCGAGGTTCCTGTGCGGCCACCGTTTCTTCGAGAGAAAAAAGGTGTGTCTCACTGGGCTTCGACTTCTCTCACCGACATCTAGGACGAATTTCCTACGCGGTACGTGCCCGGATTCGGCAACGATTAGTCACGATTTCGTGAACGGAATGCTGCAGGGGCTGTCTGGCCACACCTTCTCCGAAGGAGATCTTACCGTCGGGTAAGACATTGACCAATTCTTCGATTTTCCCGTCGAGGAACACTTCTCATCCCTGGAAAAGTGGAAGGGGCGCCCAGGTGGCCGATGGGTCACGTATGAGCGAGCTGACCCCTCCTGCCCGCGATGTCCTGGCCGTCACCGTGGGCACCGGCGGCGTCCGGGCCAGACGTACTGGGACGACCGACGCCGCGGACTCCTTCGTCGAGGTCCCTGACGCCGCGGTCGACCCCGGAGATCTTTCTGACGCGGCTGCGCTCGTCGCTGCTGTCGCCGTCCTCACCGAGCGGGGTGGCCGGCCTCCGGAAGCAGTGACCTGGGCGGTGCACCCGGGCTGGCGTGGCGGGCCGACCCTCGACCTTCTCGCCGCCTTGCACGCCGTGGGCGCCCAGCGGACGGTCGTCGTCGACGAGAGTTATGCCGCCCACGTCGGGGCTTTCGGTGGTGTGCTGCCCGGTATCTGCCTCAACCTCGGTCCCACGGCTTCCGCGCTCGTCACGGATCTTGGCGACCGCTGGCATCTCCTTGACGGGTGGCCGGTTCCCTTGGGCGGGAGAGGATCCGGGGCGTGGATCGGTGCACAGGGATTGGCCGCAGCGTTATGTCACCGCGACGGAGTGCCCGACGGTTCGGAACGGCTGCTCGCGGCAGCCCGCGTGGAGTTCGGCGACGAGCGTGACTGGTCGAGGCTGCTCGCCGAGCACGGAGACCTCGCGCTCACCCGTTTCGCGCCGGTGGTCTGTGAGGTGGCCGCTGATGACGCGCTTGCCCGGGCCATCGTGACTGCTGCCGGTGAGCATCTCGCTGACCTGGTGGAGTCGGCGCGGACAGTTCTGCCTGACGGTCCGGTGGTGGCGGTAGGCGGCTTGCTGTACCTCGACGGGGTGCGGGTGGCCTTGGCCTCTGCGTTGGGTCGACGACGATTCTTCGTCATGCCGGCGCTCGGCGGCGCATTGGAGGGGGCCCGCCTGGTCGGGGAGCATCTGCTTGCCGGGGGTGTCCTGCCGCATCGTCCGCCCTATGTGGTGCTTGACGCGCAGGGGGAGTTGTCTTCTTGACCGGGGGAAGACGCGCCCTGGAAAAGCCAAGGGCTCCGGATCGCGGACGATCTCGGAGCCCTGAGACTGGCGGAGGATGCGGGATTTGAACCCGCGAGGGGTTTCATCCCCAACACGATTTCCAATCGTGCGCACTAGGCCACTATGCGAATCCTCCGTGGACGAGCGTACCCGACAGCTCCGCAGGAACCCAATCCGGCTGCCTGAAGTCAGGATCGCAGCTCATCGCCACCGACTCCCGATGCTGCCGAGCAGGGCAGGAAGATGTGCCGGCAACCGGGATTCGAATCGAGCGGTCCGCTGGACTACAGTGGAACCCGGCCCCCCGCGTGGTGGTACCTCACCGAACTCCCCCAGGGCAGGAATGCAGCAAGGGTAAGTGAGCTCTTCCAGGTACGCGGGGGGTCCTTTCGTACCCCGGGGCTTGCTCCGCTCTGCTGCCGGGCAAGGACGTCCAGCGTGGCGAAGGGCCCGCCCCAGGAGGACAGGCCCTTCGATCGACGTGCCGGTGTCGCACACCGGTTGGTTCACATCACCAGCGACAGCACCATCACGACGGCCAAACCGGATACCGAAATGATCGTCTCCATCAACGACCAGGTCTTGATGTTCTGCCCCACGTCCAGGCCGAAGTACTCCTTGACCAACCAGAAACCGGCGTCGTTGACGTGGCTGAAGAAGACCGAACCCGCACCGATCGCGAGAACCAGCAGAGCGGTCTCATTGCCGGTCATCGACGCAGCGACCGGAGCCATCACGCCGGCTGCGGTGATCGTCGCGACGGTAGCCGAACCGGTGGCCAGGCGGATGAAGACCGCCACGACCCAGGCCAGCAGGAGAGGGGAGAAGCTCGACCCCTGGATCCACTGCGCGAGCATCGTGCCGATCCCGGTGTCCACCAGGACCTGCTTGAAGCCGCCACCGGCGGCCACGATCAACAGGATCCCAGCGATCGGGCCGAGCGAGTCACCGATCGTCTTGCCCAGGGCGCTGCCGTTCATGCCCGAGCCGCGGCCCAGGGTCCACATCGAGACCAGCACCGTCAGCAGCAGGGCGATCAACGGGGCGCCCACGAAGTCCAGCGCCTGCCGGGTCACATCGCCCTTCGGGAGGAAGATGTCCGCCAACGACTTGCCCATCATCAGGACGACCGGGAGGAGCACGGTGATCAAGGTCGCCGCGAAGCCGGGGCGACGGACCTCCTTCGTGCCTTCTTCGCCCTCGGCGGGCTGACCGGACGGGCCGAGAAAGAGATCCGGGGCGCCCACCGGGACCCACTTCGCGGCGAAGGTCGCGAACAGCGGTCCGGACAGTGCGATCACCGGGAGGGAGACCAGGACACCCAGACCCAGGGTCAACCCCAGATTGGCTTTGAGTGCGTCCACGGCGACCAAAGGCCCCGGGTGCGGCGGCACGAAACCATGCATCGCAGAGAGGCCGGCCAATGCGGGGATCCCGATCTTCATCAGGGGTAGGCCGGACCGACGAGTCACCAGGAGGATCACCGGGATCAGCAGCACCAGACCGATCTCGAAGAACATGGGCAGGCCGATCACCGCGCCCACCAGGCCCATCGCCCAGGGCAGGGCTGCCGGGCTGGCCCGATCGATGATCGTGTCCACCAACTGGTCGGCGCCGCCGGAATCGGCGAGCAGCTTGCCGATCATGGCGCCCAGCGCGATCAGCAGCCCCACGCCGGCGACGGTCGAGCCGACACCTTTCGTGAAGCTGTCGGTGGTGGCCTGCATCGAGAGCCCGCCGATCAGGCCCACCAGAAGCGAACCGAGGGTCAGGCTGAGGAAGGGGTGCAGCTTGTATTTCGTGATCAAGACGACGAGGAGGGCGATGCCGATGAGAGCGGCGGCCACGAGTTGACCGGCTGGCGCCGTCACCTTCGCGGCATCAGCCGCGATGACGGTGAAGGATGACATGTCCGATTGCTCCTGAACTGGCTAAGGGAGGGGAGGAAGTGGTGGAGAGGGACGACACTCAGTGGTGCGTCGGCACCCGGACCGCGGCATCGGCGGCGGCGACGAGGTCGTCCACGTTCAGTGCCAGGTCGAGGGTGACGCCGTGTTCGTCGGCCGACAGGTGTTCCAAGGTCGCGTACTGCGAGTCGACGAGGGAAGCGGGCATGAAGTGGTCGGTGCGGGTGCACACGCGTTCGGTGACCACCTCGGCGTCCCCGGCCAGATGGACCAGGACGATCCCGGGGGCCTGGGCACGCAACATGTCGCGGTAGATGCGTTTGAGCGCGGAACAGGTGACAACTGCTCCGGTCTGGTGGTGTTCGGACAACCAGATGCCGATCGCGGCGAGCCAGGGCGCGCGGTCGGTGTCGTCAAGGGCATGTCCGGCGGCCATCTTGTCGATATTCGCCTGGGGATGGAATTCGTCGGCGTCGGCGAAGGGAACGGAGAGTTTTTCGGCCAGGGCCTGGCCGACGGTGCTCTTACCGGATCCGCACACACCCATGACGACGACGAGTGGGGCGTCGTTGCCCATATGGCCTCCTTGGTCAACCTTGACCGCTAGCGCGCTGTCGATGCCCCCTGAGGATGCGTCAAAAGTATGATCTTTGACAACTATGTGTCTCAATCAGATGTTGGCAAGTGGCCGTTATGCTTCCTGCCATGCTCCCCGTCAAGCCTCCGGGCGCCGGTGTCGGCTTGCACGAGTGGGTGCTCGGACATCTAGGTGCGGCAGTCGTATCCGGTGAGATCCCGGAAGGGACGATCCTGCGGATCGAAGAGCTCGAGGTGCGCTACGAGGTGTCTCGCACTGTGGCTCGTGAAGCCGTCAAAGTACTCGAATCGATGTCGCTGCTCGAGAGCCGCAGACGGGTAGGGATCCGTGTGCTGCCACGCGCGCGGTGGAATGTCTACGACCCACGTCTCATCCGATGGCGGTTGGAAAGCCCCGGGCGGATGGACCAGCTGATGTCGATCAGCCAGTTGCGCCGCGGACTCGAGCCGCTGGCCGCCAGGCTCGCAGCACTTCAGGCCACCGAGGAACAGGCTCGGGCCCTGTCGTCGGCGGCTGCCGGGATGGCGATGACCGCTCGCATCCCCGACCTGCTGGCCTATCTCGAATACGACATCGTCTTCCACGAGACCCTGCTCCAGGCGTCCGGCAACGAGATGCTCGTGGCCTTGGCACCTGTCGTCCGTGAGGTGCTCACCGGACGTACGCACCACCACTTGATGCCTGAGCAACCTGAGGCCGACGCCGTCCATCTCCACGGCCGTGTTGCCGCCGCCGTCGCCACCGGTGACGCGAACACCGCTGAGATCGCTATGCGCACCATCGTGGACGAAGCACTCGGCGCGATGATGGAGATCGCCGCGGTGGAGAGCGCGCGGAATGACGGGGCCGACCCCGGATAGATGTCCTCACGCGACCTGCCCGGGACGAGGAGTGCTATTCATCCGTCGTGTTCGTGAGGTCGTCAGAAGAGGAAGGTTCCTCTCATGTGATCCTGGACGAGTGGTGGAAACGACGTCGGGCGACCCTGGCCGTGAACTGATCCTGGTCGTCGACGACGATGCGACCGTGCGGGAGGTCGTCGTCGGTTACCTGCGCGCTGCGGGCTTCGACACCTGTGAAGCCGTCGACGGCCCGAATGCGTTGGAAAAGGTCAGAGCAGCCAAGCCGCACCTTCTCGTGCTCGACCTCAACCTTCCCGGGATGGACGGTCTGGAAGTCTTCCGCCGGCTACGGGCCGACATCGGAGCGACACCGGTGGTCATGCTCACCGCACGAGGTGAAGAACCTGACCGCGTCCTCGGCTTCGAGATCGGCGCAGATGATTACGTCACCAAACCCTTCAGCCCGCGCGAACTGGTGCTCCGCGTCCGCTCGGTCCTGCGCCGCACCACGGCGACCATTCACACCAAAGAACACACCGGACAAGAAGCCCGCGCCGGTCATGGCCCCGACGGTGGCCCCGCGGATTCAGGCATCTCGCCCGGGCCTGGCTGTGCCGCAACCACTCCCATGCGGGAGATCCGGCGCGATGGCGACCTCGTCGTCGATGTCACTGCTCGCCGAGCCACTCGGGGACGCACGACCCTGACGCTGACCATGCGGGAATTCGACCTCCTCGCCCATCTGGTCGCCCACCCCGGTGTGGCCTTCTCCCGGGAAGAACTGATGCGCCAGGTCTGGGGATGGGAACACGGCGACCAGTCCACCGTCACCGTTCATGTACGTCGGCTGCGCGAGAAGATCGAGACCGGTCCTCGCCCGACCCGGTTGGTCACCGTCTGGGGTGTCGGCTACCGGTGGGACTGTGCGCCACAGGCGAGTGAAGGCGACCCTGGGGCCGGAGCGGCATGACCTCCCAGATGCACTCGGTCAGTACGGCACTGGCCGCGACCCTCGTCGTCGGTCTCTTCGGGGCCTCAGCCACCGCGATGCTCGCCCGACGGTCAATGACTGCGGCAACCGTTGCCGCGCCCCTGGTCACCGTGCTCTGCGTCGCAGCCGGAGTGCTGACCGGAGCCCGCACCATGCTCTTCGACGAAGCGCGACTACACGCCCTGCTGTCGATGATCGGGGCGACGCTGCCAGCGGCTCTCCTCGTCGGTGTCCTCATCGCCGTCCGGGTCCGCGCCGTCGACCGGGCCCTGGCCGACCAGGAATCGCACCGTCGGGAAACCGCCGAAGCCGAACGGGCCAGGCGAGAGGTCGTCGCTGCGGTCTCCCACGACCTGCGCACCCCTCTCGCAGGGATCCGTGCCATGGCCGAAGCCCTCGAGGACAAAGTCGCGACCGACCCCGACGACTACGTGCGACGCATCCTGAAAGAGATCGATCGCACCACCGCAATGGTCGACGACCTCCTCGCCCTGACCAGCCTGCACGCGGGGACGAGCGCCACCGTCATCGACGAAGTCGACCTGACCGACCTGCTCTCGGACACCCTCGCCAGCGTCGGCCCGGCCGCTCGGGCCACCGGTGTACAGCTCCACGGGCAAGCCCCAGCGTCCCCGGAACCGTTGACCGTCCGCGGAGACATCCGGCAACTCTCCCGAGCCTGCCTGAACCTGGTGGTCAACGCCGTCCAGCACAGCACCACCGGAGGGATGGTCGTGATCTCCGCCCAGCGGGTCGCAGACCAGGTCGAGCTGACCGTCGAGGACAGCTGCGGAGGAATCGCCGAAGCCGACCTGCCACGGGTGTTCACCGCAGGCTGGCGGGGCACCAGCGCGCGAACCCCCGAGAGCGGCCCCTTCCGTTCCTCAGGAGCAGGCCTCGGCCTGGCGATCGTGCACGCCGTGGCCCAAGCCCACGGCGGCGATATCGGCGTGGCCAACATGTCGACCACCGGCTGCCGATTCACGCTGCGTCTGCCTGCTGGCTGACCCGCCACGAACGAGCCCCGCAACGATGGCCGAAACATTTCATTCGCAAAGGAACTCCACGACGTGCAGGCCGGTGGCGCCGTCCGGGACCACCGGAGCCGGATCGGCGATCTGCACCGCTCCCGTCGCGTCGACCGCTCGTACCTGAACCCGGTGCACTCCTCGGCCCAGTTCCACCGGCAACCGCCACTGCCGCCAGTAGTCCACTCCGACCTCGTCACCCAACTCGGCCTCCTGCCAAGGGCCCCCGTCGACCTGCGCCTGGACGCCGGCCACTCCACGATGGTTGGCCCACGCGACCCCTGCCAGAACGACCCGCCCTGCAGGGACAGCCGAACGTGCCCGTGGCGTGTCGATCCGGGAAGAGGTCTTCACCTCACCACGCTCAGACCAGCCCCGCTTCGTCCAATACGCCTGCTCCTCGGCGAAGGTCGACACCGACAACGATTGCAACCACTTGGTGGCACCGACATAGCCGTACAAGCCAGGAACCAACAGCCGTGCTGGAGCACCATGCTGACGGGTCAACGGTTCCCCGTCGAGCGCAATCGCGATCAACGCATCCCGCCCGTCCAGAAGCACCTCCAACGGAGTGCTGGCCGTGAAACCGTCCGCCGCCCGACTGAGCACCTGGTCGGCCCCACCCCGAGGACGGGCCCGCCGCAGCAGCGGCGCGACCTCGACCCCCAGCCACCGTCCACTACCGATCAATGAGCCACCGACCACATTGGACACACAAGCCAAAGTCATGTCCCGCTCGACCATCGGCAGTGCCGTCAACTGCTCCCACGTGAGGGAGAACGGCGCGTCCACCATCCCGTCGATCGCCAACCGCCAGTCACCAGGATCCACCCGAGGCGCCGCCAAAGCGATATCGATCCGGAAGAAATCGGACTGCGGGGTCTGCAGCGGAGCCACCCCCGGGGTATCCAGACCAGCCGGAAGTTTCGCCAACGGTTCAGCCGGCCGCGGCAAGGTCACCGGGGTCTGCGGGCCCGGCACCCCCGCCACGACGACCACCACCCCGGAAGCGGCCAGCACCGCCAAACCGCCCACCGTGAACGTCCGCCGGTCGATCCCCGACGGAGTCGACGGCTGCCGATCCCCCGGCCGTGCCGCCATCTCCGAAGAGACCCGCACCGAGGCAGACCTCGGCTCAGGGGAAGGATGCAGCAGGAAAACCGCCACGGCATAAGCCACCACGGTCAGCACGACAGCCGCCAACGACGGAATCAGCAGGAACGAAGCACCATCTGTGCGATAAAGATCCGCAGCTGCTCCGAGAGCACCCACCCCCACCAGAGCGACCAGCCCCCGCAACGGGGAGGACCGTCCGAGCAACCCGCACCCCCACGCCAGGACACCCACCCCGACCAGGACCACCCCGACCAGGACAGCCTTGTCCCACAGCCCGAAAGTGTCGATCGCCCAGTCCTTCAACCACGCCGGAACCAGATCGACAGCCACGGCACCCACCGCGGTCACCGGACCGCTCGTCGGATCCGTCACCGACGCAACGAACTGCCCAGCCGCGACACCGACTCCGGCAGCGACCAACCCGGCCAGGCCATCGACCCACGGCGGTGAAGACTCTGCAGTGGTGGACATCGGTTCCTTCCTCGTCCCGCGAACGACCCCTTCCCCACCAGGCTCCGCCCGGAGGACGTCACACACCATTGCGAAGTTCTTACGAAAGGCTGACGTCCGCCCGCCGACCCCGGACCGCTCGCCGATCGCAGCCATCACACGCAGGAGATGAGCCTGACGGCCCTGGCCGATAAGGTCACACCGTGAGCACCGCCCTGTACCGCCGCTACCGGCCCCAGACCTTCGCCGACGTCATCGGGCAGGAACATGTCACCGAGCCACTCATGCAGGCACTCCGGACAGGACGCACCGGACACGCCTATCTGTTCAGCGGGCCACGCGGCTGCGGAAAGACCACCAGCGCACGCATCCTC
It contains:
- a CDS encoding response regulator transcription factor, translated to METTSGDPGRELILVVDDDATVREVVVGYLRAAGFDTCEAVDGPNALEKVRAAKPHLLVLDLNLPGMDGLEVFRRLRADIGATPVVMLTARGEEPDRVLGFEIGADDYVTKPFSPRELVLRVRSVLRRTTATIHTKEHTGQEARAGHGPDGGPADSGISPGPGCAATTPMREIRRDGDLVVDVTARRATRGRTTLTLTMREFDLLAHLVAHPGVAFSREELMRQVWGWEHGDQSTVTVHVRRLREKIETGPRPTRLVTVWGVGYRWDCAPQASEGDPGAGAA
- a CDS encoding gluconokinase, giving the protein MGNDAPLVVVMGVCGSGKSTVGQALAEKLSVPFADADEFHPQANIDKMAAGHALDDTDRAPWLAAIGIWLSEHHQTGAVVTCSALKRIYRDMLRAQAPGIVLVHLAGDAEVVTERVCTRTDHFMPASLVDSQYATLEHLSADEHGVTLDLALNVDDLVAAADAAVRVPTHH
- a CDS encoding GntP family permease; the protein is MSSFTVIAADAAKVTAPAGQLVAAALIGIALLVVLITKYKLHPFLSLTLGSLLVGLIGGLSMQATTDSFTKGVGSTVAGVGLLIALGAMIGKLLADSGGADQLVDTIIDRASPAALPWAMGLVGAVIGLPMFFEIGLVLLIPVILLVTRRSGLPLMKIGIPALAGLSAMHGFVPPHPGPLVAVDALKANLGLTLGLGVLVSLPVIALSGPLFATFAAKWVPVGAPDLFLGPSGQPAEGEEGTKEVRRPGFAATLITVLLPVVLMMGKSLADIFLPKGDVTRQALDFVGAPLIALLLTVLVSMWTLGRGSGMNGSALGKTIGDSLGPIAGILLIVAAGGGFKQVLVDTGIGTMLAQWIQGSSFSPLLLAWVVAVFIRLATGSATVATITAAGVMAPVAASMTGNETALLVLAIGAGSVFFSHVNDAGFWLVKEYFGLDVGQNIKTWSLMETIISVSGLAVVMVLSLVM
- a CDS encoding sensor histidine kinase, encoding MTSQMHSVSTALAATLVVGLFGASATAMLARRSMTAATVAAPLVTVLCVAAGVLTGARTMLFDEARLHALLSMIGATLPAALLVGVLIAVRVRAVDRALADQESHRRETAEAERARREVVAAVSHDLRTPLAGIRAMAEALEDKVATDPDDYVRRILKEIDRTTAMVDDLLALTSLHAGTSATVIDEVDLTDLLSDTLASVGPAARATGVQLHGQAPASPEPLTVRGDIRQLSRACLNLVVNAVQHSTTGGMVVISAQRVADQVELTVEDSCGGIAEADLPRVFTAGWRGTSARTPESGPFRSSGAGLGLAIVHAVAQAHGGDIGVANMSTTGCRFTLRLPAG
- a CDS encoding FadR/GntR family transcriptional regulator, with the translated sequence MLPVKPPGAGVGLHEWVLGHLGAAVVSGEIPEGTILRIEELEVRYEVSRTVAREAVKVLESMSLLESRRRVGIRVLPRARWNVYDPRLIRWRLESPGRMDQLMSISQLRRGLEPLAARLAALQATEEQARALSSAAAGMAMTARIPDLLAYLEYDIVFHETLLQASGNEMLVALAPVVREVLTGRTHHHLMPEQPEADAVHLHGRVAAAVATGDANTAEIAMRTIVDEALGAMMEIAAVESARNDGADPG
- a CDS encoding molybdopterin-dependent oxidoreductase, encoding MSTTAESSPPWVDGLAGLVAAGVGVAAGQFVASVTDPTSGPVTAVGAVAVDLVPAWLKDWAIDTFGLWDKAVLVGVVLVGVGVLAWGCGLLGRSSPLRGLVALVGVGALGAAADLYRTDGASFLLIPSLAAVVLTVVAYAVAVFLLHPSPEPRSASVRVSSEMAARPGDRQPSTPSGIDRRTFTVGGLAVLAASGVVVVVAGVPGPQTPVTLPRPAEPLAKLPAGLDTPGVAPLQTPQSDFFRIDIALAAPRVDPGDWRLAIDGMVDAPFSLTWEQLTALPMVERDMTLACVSNVVGGSLIGSGRWLGVEVAPLLRRARPRGGADQVLSRAADGFTASTPLEVLLDGRDALIAIALDGEPLTRQHGAPARLLVPGLYGYVGATKWLQSLSVSTFAEEQAYWTKRGWSERGEVKTSSRIDTPRARSAVPAGRVVLAGVAWANHRGVAGVQAQVDGGPWQEAELGDEVGVDYWRQWRLPVELGRGVHRVQVRAVDATGAVQIADPAPVVPDGATGLHVVEFLCE